Proteins encoded within one genomic window of Prauserella marina:
- a CDS encoding YdcF family protein → MALLVVGGTAFRVWYVARADERPQADAIVVLGAAQYNGTPSKILEARLRHAYDLYEAGVAGHIVTSGGSQAGDAFTEAQASTNWLVSRGVPAEAIVTVGIGNDTLRTLSAVSDSVGAQGWNSIVLVSDPWHSLRAATMAEDVGMEVATSPTHSGPVVQTREIQARYIFRETGALLYYRLSKNPADYIGGAGL, encoded by the coding sequence ATGGCGTTGCTCGTCGTCGGTGGCACCGCGTTCCGGGTCTGGTACGTGGCCAGAGCCGACGAACGGCCGCAGGCCGACGCGATCGTCGTGCTGGGTGCCGCGCAATACAACGGAACCCCTTCCAAGATTCTTGAGGCGAGGTTGCGGCACGCGTACGACCTGTACGAGGCCGGTGTCGCCGGGCACATCGTCACCTCGGGCGGGAGTCAGGCCGGTGACGCGTTCACCGAGGCACAGGCGAGTACGAACTGGCTCGTCTCGCGTGGCGTCCCCGCCGAGGCGATCGTCACGGTCGGAATCGGCAACGACACCCTCCGTACGCTCAGCGCGGTGTCGGACTCGGTGGGCGCGCAGGGCTGGAACTCGATCGTGCTTGTCAGCGATCCGTGGCATTCGCTGAGGGCCGCGACGATGGCCGAGGACGTCGGCATGGAGGTCGCGACCTCGCCGACGCACAGTGGTCCCGTCGTGCAGACGAGAGAGATCCAGGCGCGCTACATCTTCCGCGAGACCGGCGCGCTGTTGTACTACCGGCTTTCGAAGAACCCGGCCGACTACATCGGGGGTGCCGGGCTGTAG
- a CDS encoding deoxyguanosinetriphosphate triphosphohydrolase, with amino-acid sequence MNVYTAHDRARRLPEPPKVAALPGGGADARTPFARDRARVLHSAALRRLAGKTQVVGPGEGAEVSGVPRTRLTHSLEVAQIGRGIAEELGADADLVDTAGLAHDIGHPPFGHNGERALDEAAAHCGGFEGNAQTLRILTRLEPKVLGDGGATGGLNLTRACLDAATKYPWPRKAGTRKFGVYDDDLPVFGWLRQGAPGTSQCVEAQIMDWSDDVAYSVHDVEDGILAGRISLSVLGVAEDRAALAELAAKHFSADSVSTLEDAVLRLLRQPSVAELAGRDYDGSPSAQVALKRLTSELVGRFASAAVTGTRAEYGEGPLCRYGAGLVVPGTVVAEVAVLKALALRYVMSDARRLAEQAAQRELIGELVAVLLARAPDELDPSFRPAFISAGDEGRELRVVIDQVASLTDAQAIAWHARLTGRRP; translated from the coding sequence ATGAACGTCTACACCGCCCACGATCGCGCGCGCAGGCTGCCGGAGCCGCCGAAGGTGGCGGCGCTGCCCGGCGGAGGAGCCGACGCGCGCACGCCGTTCGCGCGGGACAGGGCCAGGGTGCTGCATTCGGCGGCGCTGCGCAGGCTCGCGGGCAAGACACAGGTCGTGGGCCCCGGTGAGGGCGCCGAGGTCAGCGGTGTTCCTCGCACCCGGCTCACGCATTCGCTGGAGGTCGCCCAGATCGGAAGAGGTATCGCCGAGGAACTGGGGGCCGACGCCGATCTCGTGGACACCGCGGGGCTGGCCCACGACATCGGCCACCCTCCGTTCGGGCACAACGGCGAACGCGCGCTCGACGAAGCCGCTGCGCACTGCGGCGGTTTCGAGGGCAACGCCCAGACGCTGCGCATCCTGACCAGGCTGGAACCGAAGGTCCTCGGCGACGGCGGCGCGACCGGGGGGCTCAACCTCACCAGGGCGTGCCTCGACGCCGCGACGAAGTACCCATGGCCGCGCAAGGCGGGTACCAGGAAGTTCGGTGTCTACGACGACGACCTGCCCGTGTTCGGCTGGCTCAGACAGGGAGCGCCCGGTACGAGCCAGTGCGTCGAGGCGCAGATCATGGACTGGTCCGACGACGTCGCGTACTCGGTGCACGATGTCGAGGACGGCATACTCGCCGGCCGCATCTCGCTGAGTGTGCTCGGGGTCGCCGAGGACAGGGCGGCGCTGGCCGAACTGGCCGCGAAGCACTTCTCGGCCGATTCGGTGTCCACATTGGAGGACGCGGTGCTGCGGCTGCTGCGCCAGCCCTCCGTCGCCGAGCTCGCCGGGCGCGACTACGACGGTTCGCCTTCGGCTCAGGTCGCGCTGAAGCGGCTCACCAGCGAGCTCGTCGGCCGGTTCGCCTCGGCCGCCGTCACCGGAACCCGAGCCGAGTACGGCGAAGGGCCGCTGTGCCGTTACGGGGCCGGTCTCGTCGTTCCCGGCACCGTGGTCGCCGAGGTGGCCGTGCTGAAGGCGCTCGCGTTGCGGTACGTGATGAGTGACGCGCGCAGGCTGGCCGAGCAGGCCGCGCAGCGCGAGCTGATCGGCGAACTCGTCGCCGTGCTGCTGGCGCGCGCGCCGGACGAGCTCGATCCCTCGTTTCGGCCCGCTTTCATCTCGGCGGGCGATGAGGGGCGGGAGCTGAGGGTGGTGATCGACCAGGTCGCCTCACTCACCGACGCCCAGGCCATCGCCTGGCACGCGAGGCTCACCGGCCGCAGGCCGTAG
- a CDS encoding serpin family protein yields MPSSTSEKAHLRFALSLHRAIAAGESNACWSPYSVASALGLVATAGRGPTADEVAALLAGAPVDVSGQAELLSAAARLSARASSRGSEEPVLAVANTLWAWDQLTVKQGFRARLETWPGGGVASAPFVEEPEKARAAINADVAATTRGLIPELLPSGAVRANTAACLVNALYLKVAWATRFAEADTTGAAFHAPSGTRTVPTMRRTGKFGYAAARGWRIVTIPAEGGVEAVVLLPDDALPARESAVDEAELAELLAAPTSAEVALSLPRIALDLRADLREPLAGLGVSTMFGSEADFGPLTDDERMAVSDVLHQSVLRVEEGGIEGAAATAVTFRLTSMPAGKPVEVKVDRPFLLLVRDAETGALYFMARVVEP; encoded by the coding sequence ATGCCTTCCAGCACTTCGGAAAAGGCCCACCTGCGGTTCGCGCTGTCGTTGCACCGCGCCATCGCCGCCGGTGAGAGCAACGCGTGCTGGTCGCCCTACTCCGTGGCCAGCGCGCTCGGTCTCGTCGCGACCGCGGGAAGGGGACCGACCGCCGACGAGGTGGCAGCTCTGCTGGCCGGTGCCCCTGTAGACGTCAGCGGACAGGCCGAGCTGCTGAGCGCCGCGGCGAGACTGTCCGCGCGAGCGAGCTCTCGCGGTTCCGAGGAGCCCGTGCTGGCCGTGGCCAACACCTTGTGGGCGTGGGATCAGCTCACCGTCAAACAGGGCTTCCGCGCGCGACTGGAGACGTGGCCTGGTGGCGGCGTGGCCTCCGCGCCGTTCGTCGAGGAACCGGAGAAGGCTCGCGCCGCCATCAACGCCGACGTCGCCGCGACGACCCGCGGCCTCATTCCCGAGCTGCTGCCCAGCGGCGCCGTGCGAGCGAACACGGCAGCCTGCCTTGTCAACGCGCTGTACTTGAAGGTGGCGTGGGCGACGCGGTTCGCCGAAGCCGACACCACCGGCGCCGCCTTTCACGCGCCCTCCGGCACCAGGACCGTGCCCACGATGCGGCGCACGGGCAAGTTCGGTTACGCGGCGGCGCGGGGCTGGCGGATCGTCACGATCCCCGCCGAGGGCGGCGTTGAGGCCGTCGTGTTGCTGCCGGACGACGCGTTGCCGGCGCGAGAGTCCGCTGTGGACGAAGCGGAACTCGCCGAGTTGCTGGCGGCGCCCACGTCCGCTGAGGTGGCACTGTCCCTGCCGAGGATCGCTCTGGATTTGCGCGCGGACCTTCGTGAACCACTCGCCGGTCTCGGGGTGAGCACGATGTTCGGCTCCGAAGCCGACTTCGGCCCGCTCACCGACGACGAGCGGATGGCCGTCTCCGACGTGCTGCACCAGTCGGTGCTGCGTGTCGAGGAGGGCGGCATCGAGGGCGCCGCCGCGACCGCGGTGACCTTCCGGCTGACCTCGATGCCCGCGGGCAAACCCGTCGAGGTGAAGGTCGACCGGCCATTCCTGCTGCTCGTGCGCGATGCCGAGACGGGCGCGCTGTACTTCATGGCGAGGGTCGTCGAGCCGTGA
- a CDS encoding glycosyl transferase — protein MTEGRPEVASLPRAPVRSRIADIAVLLGFVLAAFLIYRPLWMDLAHGYLTSSVQDQNMWEWFFAVTAHSVVNLDNPLFTTFQNYPLGVNLMANTTMLGIGIPLTPVTVLFGPTATWALALTGGLAGTAAAWYWVLSRHIVPSRAGAAIGAAFCAFAPPVISHANAHPNFVVLFVLPFIVLRLIKLTRGERPVRNGILLGLLVAYQVLLGEEPLLIAATTLLVFAIAYAVSRPEEAVAMARPLGIGIGTGALVTLCAVAFPLWWQFMGPQSYTGLEHGLRGNDLAAFTSFATESFAGDGEAAAEFSMNRTEENAFFGWPLVFVLLGVTVALWRVVVARALAVAMIMLAWISTGVLLIVDGTATAIPGPWLLLFDLPLYESVLESRFALGAVVPAGILLAMATDRVLRLPVRKDWRYAAWSAWFSVLILALVPIAPTQLPVSERDPTPALFTEGNWERYVDPGGSVVAVPLPDTGDARPLRWQIDAGFGFPLAEGYFVGPSTDGRGTYGAVRTQTSHLFEEVVEKRAVPVIDEAHKAEAVADLRYWNADVVVLPVRGEDTGEQVLLRETVSRLLDDPGHVEGDAWVWDVRALTR, from the coding sequence CTGACCGAAGGGCGGCCTGAGGTCGCCTCGCTGCCGCGCGCGCCGGTGCGATCGAGGATCGCCGACATCGCGGTGCTGCTCGGCTTCGTGCTCGCGGCCTTCCTCATCTACCGTCCATTGTGGATGGACTTGGCGCACGGCTACCTCACCAGCAGCGTGCAGGACCAGAACATGTGGGAGTGGTTCTTCGCCGTCACGGCACACTCCGTGGTGAACCTGGACAACCCGCTGTTCACGACGTTCCAGAATTACCCGCTCGGCGTCAATCTCATGGCCAACACGACCATGCTTGGCATCGGGATTCCGCTGACGCCGGTGACGGTGCTGTTCGGCCCGACGGCGACCTGGGCGCTGGCGCTCACCGGCGGCCTCGCCGGTACCGCTGCCGCCTGGTACTGGGTGCTGTCGCGGCACATCGTGCCGAGCAGGGCGGGCGCCGCGATCGGCGCCGCGTTCTGCGCCTTCGCGCCGCCGGTCATCTCGCACGCCAACGCGCATCCCAACTTCGTCGTGTTGTTCGTGCTCCCGTTCATCGTGCTGCGGCTGATCAAGCTCACGCGGGGCGAACGGCCGGTGCGCAACGGGATCCTGCTCGGCCTGCTGGTGGCCTACCAGGTGCTGCTGGGCGAGGAACCGCTGCTCATCGCGGCGACCACGCTGCTGGTCTTCGCCATCGCCTACGCCGTGTCGCGGCCGGAGGAGGCCGTCGCGATGGCGAGGCCGCTCGGCATCGGGATCGGCACCGGCGCGCTGGTCACCCTCTGTGCCGTGGCGTTTCCGCTGTGGTGGCAGTTCATGGGACCGCAGAGCTACACCGGTCTCGAACACGGTCTCAGGGGCAACGACCTCGCGGCGTTCACCTCGTTCGCGACCGAGTCGTTCGCGGGGGACGGGGAGGCCGCTGCCGAGTTCTCCATGAACCGCACGGAGGAGAACGCGTTCTTCGGCTGGCCGCTCGTGTTCGTGCTGCTCGGTGTCACCGTGGCGCTGTGGAGGGTCGTCGTGGCCAGGGCGCTGGCCGTCGCGATGATCATGCTCGCGTGGATTTCGACGGGCGTGCTGCTCATCGTCGACGGCACGGCCACCGCCATTCCCGGCCCGTGGTTGTTGCTGTTCGATCTGCCGCTGTACGAATCGGTGCTGGAGTCGCGCTTCGCGCTGGGAGCCGTCGTGCCAGCCGGGATATTGCTCGCGATGGCGACCGACAGGGTGCTGCGGCTTCCGGTACGCAAGGACTGGAGGTACGCGGCCTGGTCGGCGTGGTTCAGCGTGCTGATACTGGCGCTCGTGCCGATCGCGCCGACCCAGCTCCCGGTCTCCGAACGCGATCCGACACCGGCGTTGTTCACCGAAGGAAACTGGGAGCGCTACGTCGATCCCGGCGGTTCGGTCGTCGCGGTTCCGCTGCCCGACACCGGCGACGCGCGCCCGCTGCGGTGGCAGATCGATGCCGGGTTCGGGTTCCCGCTGGCCGAGGGTTATTTCGTCGGTCCATCGACCGACGGAAGGGGTACCTACGGCGCGGTGCGCACGCAGACCTCGCACCTGTTCGAGGAGGTCGTCGAGAAACGCGCCGTCCCGGTGATCGACGAGGCCCACAAGGCGGAGGCGGTCGCCGACCTGCGGTACTGGAACGCCGACGTCGTCGTGCTGCCGGTGCGCGGTGAGGATACCGGCGAGCAGGTGCTGTTGAGGGAGACCGTGTCCAGGTTGCTCGACGACCCCGGACACGTCGAGGGCGACGCTTGGGTGTGGGACGTGCGCGCGCTCACGCGTTAG
- a CDS encoding MarR family winged helix-turn-helix transcriptional regulator produces the protein MTAQGNDAGPALFRLVRFWTRRWAPGAAGEVNSAARDDTGEHADVQHVYVVEAIDTATRAAEGGEVTVADVAHLLGLDRSVASRMIGYACAAGYVHRQTSATDARRANVVLTESGTRFLAASHAFQQRTFDDLVANWPEDDQRRFAEYLRRLADQVLGSR, from the coding sequence GTGACGGCACAGGGCAACGACGCGGGACCAGCGCTCTTCCGGCTGGTGCGGTTCTGGACGCGCAGGTGGGCGCCGGGGGCGGCGGGTGAGGTCAATTCGGCCGCGCGGGACGACACCGGTGAACACGCCGACGTGCAGCACGTCTACGTGGTCGAGGCCATCGACACGGCGACGAGGGCGGCCGAAGGCGGGGAAGTCACGGTGGCCGATGTCGCGCACCTGCTCGGGCTCGACCGGTCGGTGGCAAGCAGGATGATCGGTTACGCCTGCGCGGCGGGATACGTGCACAGGCAGACCTCGGCCACCGACGCGCGCAGGGCCAACGTCGTGCTCACCGAATCAGGGACCCGGTTTCTCGCCGCCTCACACGCCTTCCAGCAACGGACCTTCGACGACCTCGTCGCGAACTGGCCCGAGGACGACCAGCGCAGGTTCGCCGAGTACCTGCGCAGGCTCGCCGACCAGGTGCTCGGGTCGCGCTAA
- a CDS encoding MFS transporter has translation MHALERSRGIAFAAALTGMFMAQLDGTITIAALPAIAADLSAGSGIVGVSTAYLLTVTVATPCYGALGDRYGRRAVFGFALAVFAAGSLACALAPGIGWLVAARAVQGLGGSGLIVTSMSALGELFDKNELVRRQGWSTAVLAASSLGGPALGGVLAADPGWRWIFLANLPLCVLAAIAGVKSLPARRGAAKGRFDVAGSLLIVVAGSALVALGGADGLARSPLWTPVLVVLTVVAGAGFVRVQRRSAHPLIAPSVFASAFLTRAVSVNAVAGVALYGTFTFVALVVASHTGGEAALTGLLLIVLMGGQLLASASFSVLARKLPDLTGWGRFGCAIGVAGLSLVAIAAGTAGAPTVLLAAGLALTGASFGVCTAAYTLLAQTAAAPALLGATSATFVFGRQAGGVAGTALFGWLALLVAGDFSAAGLTAVFAAAAVLMLAATLVSPRERPVTARERA, from the coding sequence ATGCACGCATTGGAGCGATCGCGAGGCATCGCCTTCGCCGCCGCGCTGACCGGGATGTTCATGGCACAACTCGACGGCACGATCACCATCGCGGCACTGCCCGCGATCGCCGCCGACCTCTCGGCAGGCAGCGGCATCGTGGGCGTCTCGACCGCCTATCTGCTCACCGTCACCGTCGCCACGCCCTGCTACGGCGCGCTCGGCGACCGGTACGGGCGACGGGCGGTCTTCGGGTTCGCGCTCGCCGTCTTCGCCGCCGGTTCCCTCGCCTGCGCGCTCGCACCGGGAATCGGCTGGCTCGTCGCGGCGAGGGCGGTGCAGGGTCTTGGCGGGTCGGGGCTCATCGTCACCTCGATGAGCGCGCTGGGGGAGTTGTTCGACAAGAACGAGCTGGTGCGAAGGCAGGGCTGGTCGACGGCGGTGCTCGCGGCCTCCTCGCTCGGCGGTCCCGCGCTGGGCGGAGTACTCGCGGCAGACCCCGGCTGGCGCTGGATCTTCCTGGCGAACCTGCCGCTGTGCGTGCTCGCCGCCATCGCGGGAGTCAAGTCGCTTCCGGCGAGGCGGGGTGCGGCGAAGGGCCGGTTCGACGTGGCGGGCTCGTTGCTCATCGTCGTCGCGGGTTCGGCGCTCGTCGCGCTGGGCGGTGCCGACGGGCTCGCCCGAAGTCCACTGTGGACCCCGGTGCTGGTGGTGCTCACCGTCGTGGCGGGCGCGGGATTCGTGCGGGTGCAACGCCGGTCGGCGCACCCGCTGATCGCGCCTTCGGTGTTCGCGAGCGCGTTCCTCACCCGCGCGGTCTCGGTCAACGCCGTCGCGGGCGTCGCCCTCTACGGCACCTTCACCTTCGTCGCGCTTGTCGTCGCGAGCCACACCGGCGGCGAGGCGGCGCTCACCGGACTGCTGCTGATCGTGCTCATGGGCGGCCAGCTCCTCGCTTCAGCGTCGTTCTCGGTGCTGGCGAGGAAGCTGCCGGACCTGACCGGCTGGGGCCGCTTCGGCTGTGCCATCGGCGTGGCGGGGCTGTCGCTCGTCGCGATCGCGGCGGGGACGGCGGGGGCGCCGACGGTGCTGCTTGCCGCCGGGCTCGCGCTCACCGGAGCCTCATTCGGGGTGTGCACGGCCGCCTACACGCTGCTGGCACAGACCGCGGCCGCGCCCGCGCTGCTCGGCGCGACCTCGGCGACCTTCGTGTTCGGCAGGCAGGCGGGCGGGGTCGCCGGTACGGCGCTTTTCGGCTGGCTGGCGCTGCTCGTCGCGGGTGATTTCTCGGCGGCGGGACTGACCGCCGTGTTCGCGGCCGCCGCCGTGCTCATGCTCGCGGCCACGCTGGTGTCACCCCGGGAGCGGCCCGTCACAGCGCGGGAACGTGCGTGA
- a CDS encoding sigma-70 family RNA polymerase sigma factor, which yields MGVIESTLAEEFSEQRSHLIAVAYRLTGSLADSEDAVQEAWLRLSGLPGGKRDEIRDLRGWLTTVVGRICLDRLRSATARREHYVGEWLPEPIVTPIGPRQAEDPLDVVVRDDGVRMAAMVVLDKLTPEQRVAFVLHDAFSVPFNEIAEILNCSRDAARQHASRGRKAVADAEPPSRASLEEQRDLIERFMTAVLSGDVRAVAEVLHPDAVLIGDSDGKSKTTRKIMVGADKIIRFFDGLQALYAPGAFATAKPVLVNGDLGFYLPASPGGDGYRDLDLHVQTVTVREGKVVAIYDQTNPDKLTHVPAL from the coding sequence ATGGGCGTCATCGAGTCAACGCTGGCCGAGGAGTTCTCCGAGCAACGATCGCATCTGATCGCGGTCGCCTACCGGCTCACCGGTTCGCTCGCCGATTCCGAGGACGCGGTGCAGGAAGCGTGGCTACGGCTCAGCGGCCTTCCCGGCGGCAAGCGCGACGAGATCAGGGACCTGCGGGGCTGGCTGACGACCGTCGTCGGCAGGATCTGCCTCGACCGGCTGCGCTCGGCGACGGCGCGGCGCGAGCACTACGTCGGCGAGTGGCTGCCGGAGCCGATCGTGACGCCGATCGGCCCTCGCCAGGCCGAGGACCCGCTCGACGTCGTCGTACGCGACGACGGCGTGCGGATGGCGGCCATGGTCGTGCTCGACAAGCTCACGCCGGAACAGCGCGTCGCTTTCGTGTTGCACGACGCGTTTTCGGTGCCCTTCAACGAGATCGCCGAGATCCTGAACTGCTCGCGGGACGCGGCGAGGCAGCACGCGTCGCGGGGCAGGAAGGCAGTGGCCGACGCGGAACCGCCTTCGCGAGCCAGCCTTGAGGAGCAGCGCGACCTGATCGAGCGGTTCATGACGGCCGTGTTGTCCGGTGACGTGCGCGCGGTGGCGGAGGTCCTGCACCCCGACGCGGTGCTGATCGGCGACTCCGACGGCAAGTCGAAGACGACCCGCAAGATCATGGTGGGAGCCGACAAGATCATCCGCTTCTTCGACGGCCTACAGGCGCTGTACGCGCCGGGAGCCTTCGCGACGGCGAAACCCGTGCTCGTCAACGGCGATCTCGGCTTCTACCTGCCCGCCTCGCCAGGCGGTGACGGCTATCGCGACCTCGACCTCCACGTGCAGACCGTGACCGTGCGGGAGGGGAAGGTCGTGGCGATCTACGACCAGACCAATCCCGACAAGCTCACGCACGTTCCCGCGCTGTGA
- the dnaG gene encoding DNA primase — protein sequence MADVAPRRWPRVGRVAGRIRDSDIAQVRERSRIDEVVGEYVALRRAGGGALKGLCPFHEEKTPSFNVRPTHGTFHCFGCGEGGDVIKFIMRIEHLGFVESVERLADGIGLRLTYEGGGGSVKRDRGTRLRLVEVHKAAQAYYAEQLMTPEAQLARDFLKDRGFDQAAAAKFGCGFAPGGWDKLTKYLLNNGFELSELYKSQISKEGRQGPIDRFHRRLVWPIKDRGGDIVGFGARRLFDDDPIQAKYLNTSESPIYKKSQVLFGLDLAKREIARRHQVVVVEGYTDVMAMHESGVPTAVASSGTAFGEDHMRVLRQLMMDDDAFRGEVIFTFDGDEAGQKAALKAFDGDQTFAGQTYIAIAPDGMDPCELRLAKGDGAVRDLVARRIPLFEFAIRSLLADYDLESVDGQVAALQRTVPLVAQIKDRAKRDGYATKLAWWVGWQDEAMVVRRVRESNGTPVKTGNRRAPARATAVQAADDIQRPDPRNPKLRAQREVLKAALQEPAMAGPEYDALPDDAFTNPAYVAVHRAILAAGGASSGLTGPALLDAATQHAPQGTVTTLLSELAVESLQARGDVDVRYISGMVTAVQENLVGRQIGELKSKLQRLSPVEAADDYRALFGDLVALEQYRKALRDMAVGGVE from the coding sequence ATGGCCGACGTGGCTCCCCGGCGGTGGCCTAGAGTGGGGCGCGTGGCGGGAAGGATCCGGGACAGCGATATCGCGCAAGTCCGCGAGCGCAGTCGGATCGACGAGGTCGTCGGTGAATACGTCGCGCTCAGGCGCGCGGGTGGCGGAGCGCTCAAGGGGCTGTGTCCCTTCCACGAGGAGAAGACCCCCTCGTTCAACGTGCGGCCCACCCACGGCACATTCCACTGTTTCGGGTGTGGCGAGGGCGGCGACGTCATCAAGTTCATCATGCGGATCGAGCACCTCGGCTTCGTCGAGTCCGTCGAGCGGCTCGCCGACGGCATCGGGCTGCGGCTGACCTACGAGGGCGGGGGCGGCAGCGTCAAGCGCGACCGCGGCACCCGGCTGCGGCTCGTCGAGGTGCACAAGGCCGCCCAGGCTTACTACGCCGAACAGCTCATGACGCCGGAGGCGCAGCTCGCGAGGGACTTCCTCAAGGACCGCGGTTTCGACCAGGCAGCGGCGGCGAAGTTCGGCTGCGGGTTCGCGCCAGGTGGCTGGGACAAGCTCACCAAATACCTGCTCAACAACGGCTTCGAGCTCTCGGAGCTGTACAAGTCGCAGATCTCGAAGGAAGGTCGCCAGGGTCCCATCGACCGGTTCCACCGGCGGCTCGTGTGGCCCATCAAGGACCGGGGTGGCGACATCGTCGGCTTCGGGGCGCGGCGGCTCTTCGACGACGACCCGATCCAGGCCAAGTACCTCAACACGAGCGAAAGCCCGATCTACAAGAAGTCGCAGGTGCTGTTCGGCCTCGACCTCGCGAAGCGGGAGATCGCCCGCCGCCACCAGGTGGTCGTCGTCGAGGGCTACACCGACGTCATGGCCATGCACGAGTCAGGAGTGCCGACGGCCGTCGCCTCGTCCGGGACCGCTTTCGGCGAGGACCACATGCGGGTGCTGCGGCAGCTCATGATGGACGACGACGCCTTCCGGGGTGAGGTGATCTTCACCTTCGACGGCGATGAGGCGGGGCAGAAGGCCGCGCTCAAGGCGTTCGACGGGGACCAGACGTTCGCGGGCCAGACCTACATCGCGATCGCTCCCGACGGCATGGACCCGTGCGAGCTGCGGCTGGCCAAGGGCGATGGTGCCGTGCGCGATCTGGTCGCCCGCAGGATCCCGCTGTTCGAGTTCGCGATCCGCAGCCTGCTCGCCGATTACGACCTCGAATCGGTCGACGGGCAGGTGGCCGCCCTCCAGCGCACGGTCCCGCTCGTGGCGCAGATCAAGGACCGCGCCAAGCGCGACGGCTATGCCACCAAACTGGCCTGGTGGGTGGGCTGGCAGGACGAGGCAATGGTCGTGCGCAGGGTGCGGGAAAGCAACGGCACGCCCGTGAAGACCGGCAACCGCAGGGCGCCCGCCCGCGCGACCGCCGTGCAGGCCGCCGACGACATCCAGCGCCCCGACCCTCGCAACCCCAAGCTGCGGGCCCAGCGTGAGGTGCTGAAGGCGGCTCTGCAAGAACCGGCGATGGCCGGTCCCGAGTACGACGCGCTGCCGGATGACGCGTTCACCAACCCCGCCTACGTCGCCGTGCACAGGGCGATACTCGCGGCGGGGGGCGCGAGTTCGGGACTGACCGGGCCCGCCCTGCTCGACGCCGCGACCCAGCATGCTCCACAAGGGACGGTCACGACGTTGCTTTCGGAATTGGCCGTCGAGTCGTTGCAGGCGCGCGGAGACGTCGACGTGCGCTACATCAGCGGAATGGTCACCGCCGTGCAGGAAAACCTCGTCGGACGGCAGATCGGCGAGCTGAAATCCAAGCTACAGCGGCTTTCCCCCGTCGAGGCCGCCGACGACTATCGCGCGCTGTTCGGCGATCTGGTGGCACTGGAGCAGTACCGCAAGGCGTTGCGGGACATGGCCGTGGGCGGCGTCGAATGA
- a CDS encoding trans-aconitate 2-methyltransferase, translated as MWDPAKYLDFGDLRARPFYDLVGRVRAEQPSRVADLGCGPGNLTAELVKRWPEAVVEALDGSPDMVAAAREAGVDAKVGDVRDWSPAPDTDVVVSNAVLHWVPGHQDLLRRWVGELREGAWLAMQVPANFAAPSHELTRRLAGSPRWVSRLGDVVLREDDAVGEPGDYAELFADLGCAVDVWETTYLQRLTGENAVLEWISGTALRPVRAALEPREWETFRGQLADLLAEVYPRREDGTTWFPFRRIFAVARVPG; from the coding sequence ATGTGGGATCCGGCGAAATACCTCGACTTCGGTGATTTGCGAGCACGGCCGTTCTACGACCTCGTCGGCAGGGTGCGCGCCGAGCAGCCGTCACGGGTGGCCGACCTTGGCTGCGGGCCCGGCAACCTCACGGCCGAGCTGGTGAAACGCTGGCCGGAAGCGGTAGTCGAAGCGCTCGACGGTTCGCCGGACATGGTGGCCGCCGCCCGCGAGGCTGGCGTCGACGCGAAGGTAGGCGACGTCAGGGACTGGTCGCCCGCGCCGGACACCGACGTCGTCGTCAGCAACGCGGTGCTCCACTGGGTGCCCGGCCATCAGGACCTGCTGCGGCGCTGGGTGGGTGAGCTGCGCGAAGGCGCGTGGCTGGCGATGCAGGTGCCTGCCAACTTCGCGGCGCCGTCACACGAGTTGACGAGACGGCTCGCGGGCAGTCCACGGTGGGTGTCGCGGCTCGGTGACGTGGTGTTGCGGGAGGACGACGCGGTCGGCGAGCCGGGCGACTACGCCGAACTGTTCGCCGATCTCGGCTGCGCTGTCGACGTATGGGAGACGACCTACCTACAGCGGCTCACCGGCGAGAACGCGGTGCTGGAGTGGATCAGCGGCACCGCGCTGCGGCCCGTGCGGGCCGCCCTCGAACCGCGTGAATGGGAGACCTTTCGTGGTCAGCTGGCCGATCTGCTGGCCGAGGTCTACCCGCGGCGCGAGGACGGCACGACGTGGTTCCCTTTCAGAAGGATCTTCGCCGTCGCCAGGGTGCCGGGTTAG
- a CDS encoding helix-turn-helix domain-containing protein, translating to MEKSIYSAEYQHLCRLLREARHEAGLTQVQVAGQLGVPQSFVSNYESGQRRLDVIELRHVAKVIGSPLSRLLSQVFPEYG from the coding sequence GTGGAAAAGTCGATCTACTCGGCCGAATACCAGCACCTCTGCCGGTTACTCCGGGAAGCGCGCCATGAAGCAGGGCTGACACAGGTCCAGGTAGCGGGGCAGCTCGGTGTCCCGCAGTCGTTCGTCAGCAACTACGAATCCGGCCAACGCCGACTCGACGTCATCGAGCTGCGTCACGTGGCGAAGGTGATCGGCAGTCCCCTGAGTCGCCTGCTCTCGCAAGTTTTCCCGGAATACGGATGA